The sequence GCAGCGCTGCCCGGGCGAGGTGAACAGAAACGATCCGCCCGGATGCAGCGAAGCCGCCACCCTGTGGATCAGGGTTTCCTGGGCAGCGGGCGAGAGCAGAAAAAACAACCCCCACGCCACCACGCCGTCGAACGTCCGGCCGAAAAAATCGGAGTCCTCGACCGGGCTACATACGGCTTCCACTCCGGGGAGGCGGGTGCGGAAGGCAGCGATCATCCTGGGGGAGGCATCGAGGCCGAACAGGGTCACGCCTTCATCGACGAGCGCTTCAGAGATCGGCACGCCATGCCCACACCCGAGCTCGAGGACCGCGGCGCCCGGAGGTAACGTCCTCGCCCAGGCCCGGACGCTGGCCACGCCGATTGTCGAGCGATCCCGGGCGGCGATAAATTCCGCGGAGAGGGCGTCGTAGCCGTTTGAGGGGTCGGTTGGGGGTAGGTGCGGCATGAGACTACGTCTTGTTGTCGCGGTGGTGGGCGAGTACGAAATATACTCCCACCCTTCGACTCATCCAGCTTCGACA comes from Rhodothermales bacterium and encodes:
- a CDS encoding class I SAM-dependent methyltransferase, whose amino-acid sequence is MPHLPPTDPSNGYDALSAEFIAARDRSTIGVASVRAWARTLPPGAAVLELGCGHGVPISEALVDEGVTLFGLDASPRMIAAFRTRLPGVEAVCSPVEDSDFFGRTFDGVVAWGLFFLLSPAAQETLIHRVAASLHPGGSFLFTSPGQRCEWQDVLTGQVSVSLGSEAYRRVVEAAGLALAYEANDEGENHYYVARR